The Eubacterium ventriosum genome includes the window CTGTTGTTGTAACCGGATCATGAATCTCTGAAACAACTTTAAGAAGAAGATTGTCTGTAAGTGCAACCATTTCCGGCCAGTCTTTGATGTTTGGTCCAAACTGGATTTCTGTATCAGGATCTGCTATTCCGTGTGAGTCAAATACTCTGTTTTCATAAATACTCTTGTCAAAATGATACTTACGTCCCTTAAACTCAACATCAACATCTGTAGCTGCTGTAAGATAACCCTTGTTAGCTGCTGTTGCTGCAATAGATCTGGCATCCATAAGTGCAACTGAAGAAATCTGTCCATTCTGTAACTTACTTCCTTCTCTGTTAGGGAAGTTACGTGTTGAATGTCTGATACTGAAGGCATTGTTAGCCGGTGTATCACCTGCACCGAAACAAGGTCCACAGAATGCTGTCTTCATAACACCGCCGGTAGCCATAATATCTGCTGCGCATCCGTTTTTGATTAATTCCATATATACTGGCATAGAAGCAGGATATACACTAAGTGTAAATTCGTCAGCTCCAATGCTATGTCCCTTTAATATATCTGCTGCTGCACAAATGTTTTCAAATCCACCACCTGCACAACCTGCAATGATTCCCTGGTCAACATAAAGTTTTCCATCACGAATCTTGTTTGTAAGTTTATAATCAACCTGTCCATCTAATGAAACTAAAGCTTTCTTTTCAACATCGTGGAGAATATCTTCCAAGTTAGCATTTAATTCTTCAATAGTATATGTGTTACTTGGATGGAATGGCATTGCAATCATAGGTTTAATCTTAGATAAATCAACATAAACAATTCCATCATAGTATGTAACTTCGCCAGGATTTAATTCTTTATACTCATCTACTCTTCCATGGATGTCATAGAATTCCTTAATCTTCTCATCTGTACGCCAAATAGATGAAAGACAAGTTGTTTCTGTTGTCATAACGTCAACACCGATTCTGAAATCTGCGCTTAAGTTAGAAACACCAGGTCCTACAAATTCCATAACTTTATTCTTAACATAACCCTTGTCAAATACTTCTCCGATAATTGCAAGTGCAACGTCCTGAGGTCCTACACCCTTAGCAGGTTCTCCTGTCATGTAGATACCGATTACTTCAGGCATATTAATGTCATATGTCTGTGAAAGTAACTGCTTAACCAATTCAGGTCCGCCTTCACCCATAGCCATAGTACCAAGAGCACCATAACGTGTATGTGAATCAGAACCAAGAATCATCTTTCCGCCACCTGCTAACATCTCTCTGGCAAACTGATGAATAACTGCCTGGTGAGGTGGTACATAAATTCCGCCATATTTCTTGGCACATGTAAGTCCAAACATATGGTCATCTTCGTTAATTGTTCCACCAACAGCACATAAACTGTTATGGCAGTTTGTAAGCACATAAGGAATTGGGAATTTCTCTAATCCTGAAGCTCTTGCTGTCTGAATGATTCCAACAAATGTAATATCATGGGATGTAAGCTTATCAAACTTAATCTGAAGCTTGTCCATGTTGCCTGATGTGTTGTGTTCGTTCAAAATACCATATGCCATAGTATTCTTTGCAGCATCTTCTTTTGTAAGGTATTTATCCCCTAACTTGTTCTTTAGTAATTCTTCTGAGCCTGCACCTGTTTCTACAACTTCTGTGCCACCAATAAGGTATGCTCCGCCTTTACTTAATGTTATCATTTTTGCCTCCTATGTTTTCGTAACTTATCAGGTTAAATGCGTACCCTTCGGGGTTATATTCCATTTCTTACTGATAACTACTAGTATACATTTTTTTGCCCTTCAAATCAAGTAATACACCCATACAATAAGTCGACAATCCGGCTGGTTTGTCTGATTTTTAACCTTTCGCATTTATTGAACATTGTTATAGACCTTTAGGGGAAGATGATAGTAATGAGGACAAAAAATAAGCTGTGCTTTAATATTAAAGCACAGCTTGTTTTATTATTAAGTTGTTTATTTTTTATTCAAAAAAATCTGACCAATCTTTTATTCCGTTTACATCAATTACATCTGTTAATCCAGGCTTTTCACCACCGAGATCACTACTTGTAGTTATTACATCATTTGTGTCAAATTCTATTATATCCATCTCTGGGCTTATATATCTTCTTTCCATTATTTTGATATCTCCTCTCCCTTAATGTACTTGTTAATGATGGCCTGCTGTTCAGGACTATAACCACTAAACTTATCGCTAGCCTGTACCTTCTCAGCAACGTACTTAATTGACTTAGCATTGTTTTCAGTAACTTCTGCATAAACAGTCTTTGAATCACCATTTGAATAATTAATAGTTGCATATCCTACAGCAATAAATTTTCTACCATAGTTTTCTTTCTGGATTTTGATAATTGAACCACAGAACTTTCCTGTCTCTGTCTTTGTTCCATCATTAAACCATCCAACATTTGCAATATCGAGAACAGTATAAGTACTATCCTTTGTAAGTGTGTTTCCATTAGTTCTGTACAAATCTAATGTTGTAATAAGTGTACCTGTTGTTACTGTTTTTGAATTTAAGATTTCATCTGCAGCAATTCCATTTCCTGATTTAACAGTTGTCTGGAATCTTAAACCTGTTGGAGCTGCTAATCTAATACTTGCTCCCGGTGTCATTGTTACATTTAATTCAATGCTCTTTAAAGTCATATTTTCATTTACTGTGAGTTCTGTTCCTGGAGCATAAGCTTCTTTCTTAGTAACATTGTAGTAACCCTGACCTTCTGTTGGTACAGAAATTACTTCGCCTTCTTTGCACTGTCTTTCTTCTCCATCAATTGAAACTGTGTATTTTGTTGATCCAGGTGCTTCAAGAACTTCAACTCCTGTTTGAACACCTTCAGGAACTTCATTGTATGTTGTAAGTTTCTTAGATTCAAAGACCATAGTTGTTGCATCTGCTGCTGAACCTAAATAAATATCAAAGTTACCATTGTTTGTACTCTGAGTAGCTTCAAATACATATGTAATCTTTACCTTATTTCCAGCTGCAATACTTGCCTCATATCCTGAATTTGCATCTACGAAATCCCAAATATTAACTCTCTGGAAAACCATTTTAATTTTCTTTGCTGCTGTTGATGATACAACAACTTCTGCAACGTACTTCTTTCCCTTAACATATTTTACAGGTGCACTGTTATATTCATTCTGCCAATAATCTCCACCCGCATAGGCTGGAACTTCTTTAGTTTGGTTTGATTCATTAACTAAAACTTCTCCATCTTTGTATGCTTCCTCTTTTGCTACTTTAAAATAAATTGTAATCGATTCTGTACCATTGTAATCTGTTACCACTAATGTATGATAACCACTGGTCAAATCACTTGCCTTTACTCTGCAAAAAGCTCCCTCTTCAACATCTTTAGACACTCCGTCAAATGTTACAGATTTAAACTTAGCTGCTAATGAAAATGCGATATAATAATTATCACCTTCCAATTGTGGCTTTACTGGCACTTTGTCGGCCTTTCCATCAGCTATATAATATGATACTGTTTCTGAGTTTAAAGCCAATGTCCATTTTGAATCTTCAATAGTTGATGGGTCAAAAGGCTTTGTAGATGAACCTGTTGTTGTTTCTTCCTCTTGTCCTGGAACCGTAACGTCAATCGTTGTAATATCTGATTCTCCTGCTGCATTAACTGCACTTACACCAAATTTATATGTCTTTCCTGCTTCAAGCCCTAACTCTTCAATAGTAACTATACCACCGTTGGTAATATCTTTTTTATATGTTCCATCTAAATAAAATTTGTAGCTTGTTGCTGTTGCCACATTAGCAAATGCTATTGTATAATCTGTTTTTAAATTATTAATATTAGCAACTAAACCAGTTGGTGCTGAAGGTTTCTGCAATTCTGTTGTTCCCTCAACTTTTTCTATCTTTAACGTTGCTGTTGCAGATACTTCCTTTGCTTCTGCTGTTTTCGTAGCTACTGTTGTTGCTGTAACTACAATATCGTAACTTCCTACTTCTAAGTTAGTCACTTCTGTCAATGGAATATTCATACCATTAGCATTTTGTCCTGCTACTTTTAACTGATTTCCGTTAAGTGATGCTGTAATAGTAGCTGCATCTACAGCAATTCCCCATGCAAAATGAATCCTAGCACTATCAAAAATTCCCTGACAAGCAAACCCTGTCCATTCTCCACTATCTTTTACTGTTGCTGAATATTGTTTTCCATCAACTGTTGCTGATGGATCTGCCTTTACCTCCCTAGGATTGTACACCGTAATTGATGTTACAATCATCGCAATAGTACATATTATTGCGAGTATTCCTTGTTTCCTTTTTGAAATATTCATGTTTTTTCTCCTTTCATCCAAGATCTTGTCGAATCCCTTCGATTATTTATCCCTTATCAGACAATTCTACCAAATTAAAATGTTTTTTTCAACTACCCATGGGTTATGTTGTACACTTTTTATTCATTTCCCATAAATCAACCTGCTCTTTATGCATTTCTCTTATGCTTTTTGCACATTTTGTCTGCTTCTTTTTGTGCATTTTATACAATTATTTAGTGTTATAATGTTTTCACTATAAAACCGTTTTTATTCTTCTTGTAATTTTGCACAATTTCATCATTTTTTCTCTGTTATATGCCAAACATTAAGGTTCCCCTCTAAAGGAGTAAAGAAAAAGCCCACTGGAACAATATCTCCAGCAGACCTTTTTTCAATTGTTATATGCTATGCTTTGACTAACCAATCATAATAGACTGTTTGCTTTTTACATTTATTTGTTTTTTTTAGGAATCTTCTTAAACTGAATATATTTAACTTTGATTCCTGCTAGTACTTCTTCAAGTTTTAAGTTGTATACACCCTTGTCAAGTTTAACCTTGCAAAGCTTCTGTGTAATCCAGTTGCCGTCTGTTCCATTAGTCTGGATTACTACCATTGTTGTGCCGTTGGCATTAACGTTTACTGTTGACTGTGATAAGTTGGACTTGTCAAATGAGATGTTAACAATAATTGTATATTCCCCTTCGTCTTCAACTTCCAATGTTGCTTCTGCTCCGCTATTGAACATTACCTTATTGTCTTTTTCAATGTTAAATACTTCATACTTGGCCTGATCATTTGGAACTGAATCGTAATGTTTTGCAACGTCTGTATCAACTAACTCTCTTTCAATAACAGGCGCTGAAAGAATGAAGTTGCAGATGTTGATTGCAGCTCGCTGAAGTTCTCCGATTGTAAGTCTTCCCTCTTTAATTGATTCCTCTGTGTTGTCGTTGTTTGAGTTAACTTCTGAGCCGTTATTGTTTACAACCATATATACGTCGTTCTGTGAGCGAACCATATCTCTTGTATCCTGATTTGATTCTTCGCCACCTTCTACAACGTCGTTCATCTTGGCCCACCAGTCAGTCATTACGATACCATCGTATCCCCATTCATTTCTAAGGATTGTTGTACAAAGGTCGTAATTTGAAGCTGCCCAGTGTCCGTTAATAGGATTGTAAGCTGTCATTAATGTTTTAACTGTGCCGGCTTTTACTGCCATTTCAAACGATTTGAGATAAATCTGTCTGATTGCTCTTTCTGAGCAAACTGCGTCAATCTTAAATCTATGTGATTCCTGACCATTTAATGCGAAATGCTTAATTGTTCCCCAAGCACCACCGTCTTTAATACCGCCCGTTGATGCAACTGACATTGTTCCTGAAAGGTATGGATCTTCTGAATAGTATTCAAAGTTACGTCCGTTTAAAGGATGTCTGTGAATGTTTACTCCGGGTCCAAGTAATGTATCTACCTGATTTCCGTATAATTCCTGACCTTCCATTGTGTAAAGTTCTCTTACAAGTTTAGGATTCCATGATGCTGAAAGTGCTGTTCCAATAGGAAGCTGTGTAGCTTTTCCTTCCATTCTAAGTCCACTAGGGCCATCAGCACAACATGCTGCAGGGATTCCGTAAGCAAACAATGTATCACTTAATCCACCAAAAGCTGAAGCTGTTCCTTTTGTAACTCTAGGGTTACTCATTCCTTCACCTCTTACAATCTGTGCTAATTCTGCAACTGTAAGCTGTGCAACGAACTCTTCAATAGTGTTTTTACCTGCTTTTACATCCTGTAATGTAATTCCTACATCGCCTGTAATTTTCATGTCTTTTGGAAGATTGTCTTCAATTCTCTTAGCCATATCAACTGTAGGCTTTTGTGATGGTACATATGTAATTTCGTATGTTCCATCTTCTTTTCTCTTGCCCGGCTTCATTAATGTAAGATTTTCATCGTTAGGGCAGGCAGCTTCTGAAAGCTGTTCTGTTACTTTAAGTTCTTCAACTTTATATGTATAAGCTAGTTTATTATTTTTTACGCTGTTACCTACGTAGAAGTTGTAATCTCCTGCTTCTAATACGTAGCATGACTTGTTGCCTGTAACGCCTGAGTCATCATATGATGCAATTCCGTTAATATCGAAAGCAATCTTTAATGTCTGGCTCTGACCCTGTGCAAGATTTTCTGTTTTCTCGTATGCACAAAGCTGTCTTGCAGGCTGTCCCAAAGCTCCCTGTGGTGCTTCGTAATATACCTGAACAACTTCTTTTCCTGAGAACTTATCACCTGTGTTAGTTACCTTAACTTCTAATGTGATTTTTTCATCATCTGCATCTGCTGATACTGTTTCAATATCAAATGTTGTGTATGAAAGTCCGAAACCAAATTCAAATTGAACTTTTTCAGGTGCAAATGTTTCAAAATAACGATATCCTACATAAATGTCTTCTTTGTAAAGATTTGTAAGTTCGTTGCCAAAGTTGTCATTAGCAGGATAGTCTTCAATATCATAAGCTACTGTGTCAGGTAATTTACCGCTTGGTGTAGCCTTGCCTGAAAGTGCGTCAGCTACTGCGTTTCCACCTTCCATACCGCCCTGCCATACAATAATTACTGATTTGATGTGTCCCTTAAACTGTTCTTCATCAATCCACTTAAGGTCGATAATATTTGAAACGTTAAGAACTACACAAACATCTTCGAAAGCTTCTGTTATGTTCTTAAGGTTTTCTTTTTCTTCATCTGTAAGAAGATAGCTTCCTACCCAGTTGGCGTTGTCCTTATCTTCTCCTGCTGTACGTCCGATAATGTATACAGCCTTGTTAGTTGATTCTGCTTGTTTCTTTGCATAATCTGCTGTGATTTCCATATCTTTCTGGAACCATGGCTCGCATGCCCAGCCACCGCCACCGTTATCAAATGGATGGTCTTTTAACCATTCCTTATAGTCTTCAACTATAGTCTTGTTAAAGTTAAGGTTGCTGTTTTCAAATCCGTCCAAAATATTTGTTGTGTATTCAACGTTTACAGCTCCTCCTGAACCTGTTCCGCTTCTGTAGTACTCAATCATTGGTCTTCCAAAAACTGAAACCTTATCCTGTTCTGTTAATGGGAGTGTGTTGTTTTCATTCTTTAATAATACTATTCCCTCGACTGCCGCTTCGCGACTTTTGTCAGCAAACCCCTCAACAGGTACCCCCCTTAAATTGTTGTCCATTGGTTTCTCCTCCTCTTATTCTCATATAGCCTATTTTTTTCATTTTTCATATTTTATACTAAAAATCACTATATCATATAATTTTTGCAATTGCTAGATTTTATGGGAGGAAAAACGTTTTTATTAAGGGCGCTTTTGTCCCCCCTTTTGTGCAATTTTTTTAGGCTTTTTGCCCCATAAAAAAGCACATCTTTGCTTGTAAAAATTTTTTTGGTTGGTTTTTTTTATGTATTTTTACTATTTATTTATGGCTATTTTTGTTAATTTTGTTTTTTGTACTTTATTGCTTTAAAGCGTTATATGTTGTAAAATTATATTACTATACTTGAATGACAGAAAGGAATGAAACAATGGGAAAATATTTTCAGGAAGAAATTGAAACTGCCTCTCGTGAAAAGATTGAACAGATTCAAACAGACGGACTTTTAGACGTGGTAAAAAGAGTATACGAGAATGTACCTTTTTACAGAAAAAAAATGGTAGAAAAAGGTGTAACACCTGACGATATAAAATCTTTAAAAGATATTTCTAAGTTGCCTTTTTTAACGAAAGACGATTTAAGAGATGCTTATCCATACGGCTTATTAGCAGTACCTCTTAAAAATTGTGTACGTATTCACTCAACTTCAGGTACAACAGGTAAGCGTGTAGTAGATTTTTATACTAAGAAAGATATTGATATGTGGGAAGATGGATGTGCCAGAGCCCTTGTGGCTGCCGGTGGAACAGATGAAGATGTAGTTCACGTAGCTTATGGATATGGTCTTTTCACAGGTGGCTTCGGACTAAACGGTGGTTCACAGAAGGTTGGTTCTTTAACACTTCCTATGTCATCAGGTAACACTGACAGACAGCTTCAGTTTATGACTGATTTGGGTTCAACTATTCTTTGTTGTACACCTAGTTACGCTTCTTATTTGGCCGAATCTATTGAAGAACGGGGAATTAAGGATCAGATCAAATTAAAAGCCGGTATTTTTGGTGCAGAGGCTTGGTCAGAAGATATGAGAGCTGATATTGAAAACAGGCTTGGCATTAAGGCTTATGATATTTATGGACTTACTGAAATTGAAGGTCCGGGTGTTGCTTTTGAATGTGAGGAACAGAATGGTATGCATATTTGCGAAGACTATTTTATTCCGGAAATTGTTGATCCTGACACACTTGAACCTGTTCCTGACGGACAGATTGGTGAATTAGTATTTACAAGTTTTGCTAAAGAAGCATTTCCACTTATCAGATACCGTACAAAAGACATTACTTATATTACAAGAGAGAAGTGTAAATGCGGACGTACTCACGCACGTATTCACAGACTTATGGGACGTTCAGACGACATGCTTATTATTAAAGGTGTTAATGTTTATCCTTCACAGATTGAGGAAGTTCTTATTAAACAGGGCATGCCTGCCAACTACCAGCTTATTGTTGACCGTGTAAACAATAGCGATACTATGGAAGTTCTGGTTGAGATGACACCTGAAATGTTCTCTGATACAGTTAGCTCAATTGAGTCTAAGGAGAAAGATATTGTTACCGCTCTTAAGAGTATGCTTGGCATTTATGCTAAGGTTAAATTAGTTGAACCAAAATCAATTACACGTTCAGAAGGAAAAGCAGTTCGTGTTATAGATAAACGTAAAATTTAGGAGGTTTTTATATGTATATTCATCAGATTTCAGTGTTCATTGAAAACAAACCGGGTAATATTGCAAACTTTACCAATTTTCTTGCCGAACACAAAATAGATATGCGTGCATTCCAGATTGCCGATTCAAGCGATTTCGGAATCATTCGTATTATTGTAGACGATCCTTTTAATACTCTTACTCTGTTAAGAGACAACGATTGGATTTGTAACCTTACACACGTTATTGGCGTTAAGCTTCCGGATGAGCCGGGCTCAATGGCTAAGGCAATGAACGTTATTGCTTCTAACGGCTACAGCGTTGATTACGTTTACGCCTTTCTTGCAAGAGGCACAGATGATGCCCTTATGGTATTCCGTGTCAAGGACGAGGATACAGACAAAGTTGCCGCATTGCTAGTAAGGAGTGGAATGAAAACAGTGGACCAGGAAGACTTGGCTAAGATGTAGGAATGGAAACACTTCTTATAGACATTCTCTTTATCATCTATCATATACTTTTTGGGTATGGGGGAATGATGAAGAGAATGTCTATAAGCACGCGGCTGTCGCAGCATGCGTCAGCCGCTACAAATAAAAAAGAAGAGCCATCTTTTCATGCAAGCATGAAGATGGGCTCTTCTTTTTTATTTGTAGTGCAGGCACACGTTGCTTGTGTGCTTCGCGATTATTCTACTGTGTATGGCATTAATGCGATATTTCTAGCTCTCTTGATAGCTGTTGTAAGAGCTCTCTGATGTCTAGCACAGTTTCCTGTGATTCTTCTAGGAAGAATTTTTCCTCTTTCAGATACGTATCTCTTTAATGTAGCTACATCTTTATAATCGATTGCCTTGTTTTCGTTAGCACAAAATGCACAAACTTTTTTTCTTCTACGACCGCCTCTTCTTCTCATTGGAGAATCTGGTCTTTCACTCTTATTATATGGCATAACTTGACCTCCTATTTTCGTTAATGAGATTCTATTCGAATCTGTTAAAAGTTAAATGGTAACCCTGAATCATCTACACTGTCAGGAATGTTCATAAAACCGTCTCCTGCAGGTGCTGTTGGCTGTGATGCAACCGGCTGCTGTGGCTGATAGTTGTTACTATCTGCTGTAGCTTTGCTTTCTGCAAATTCCTGGTTTTCAACAACTACTTCTGTTGTGTAAACTGTCTTACCATCTTTGTCCTGATAACTGCCTGTCTGAATACGACCTTCGGCAACTATCTTAGTTCCCTGATGGAAATATTTTTCAGCAAATTCACCGCTTCTACCAAATGCTACACATCTGATAAAGTCAGCGCTCTGATCTCCATCTCTCTTAAATCTACGATCTACTGCTAATGTGTATCTCGCAATAGCCAACTGATTATCTCCTGATGTTGAATATCTAACTTCAGGATCACGAGTCAAACGACCCATAAGAATAACTTTATTCATATTATACCTCTCTAATGTATCAAACTATGCTTCTACTGCAACAGTCATAAATCTGATAACATTTTCCATAATACGAAGCTGGCTTTCTAACTCGCTAGGAAAATCTGTGTTTTCAGTGTCAATATCGATGAAGTAATAGAATGCTTCTGACATCTTCTGGATTTCGTAAGCTAATTTCTTCTTACCAGCTTCTTCGATCTTTGTAATTGTACCACCGAACTTTTCGATAAGTGCTTTTACCTTTTCTACTTCAGCTGTTCTTCCTTCATCATCAAGTTTTGCACTAACAACAACTGTTAATTCATATTTGTTCATGCTTCTACCTCCTTTTGGTCTCTGGCCTTTTCATTTGAAAAAGCAAGGATCATAACGATTACTCGTTATGCGTAATTAATATATATCACGAATTACTATAATATCAAAAAAAGCCCCTGTGTTCAAGGACTTTTTTTCATTTTGTGAATTTTTTTCCGAAATCTTTTGGTTTTAAACAAAGCTTTCGTTTTTTTATTTACTGCAAAATCTTCTTTACGCTTTTTTCGAAAGTTTTTCTTGGAACCATTACTATACGACCGCAGCCTTTACATTTCAACTTAAAATCTGCACCCGTTCTTATAATTTCCCATTCATTAGTTCCACAAGGATGCCCTTTTTTTAATGTTACTACTGTTCCAATATTATATTCCATTAGTCTACCACTCTTCCTATTCCAACTATATGCGAAATATTATTGTAGTTAATAGTCTGTCCACCTTTTTCTACCACTTTGCCTGCACCTGCATACATAGATACATGATAGATATTTAAAGTTCTTCCCGGTGTGCTGTATTTTACTGCCGCATTGTAATCTCCGTAAAAAATTAAATCACCCGGTTTCATATCATCTATGTCAATAAAACCATAATATACTATTTGATTTTTTTCTTTTAAATAATCAAACAGGCTTGCTGCTGTCTTTGCATAAGAACCACTTCCAAGTTTCTTGTTGTAGTGCTTGTATGATTTATAGCCTTTCCAAACCAAAGCTGAACAATCATAGTATCCTTTTCTCATTCTTTTTGGCTGACTATATTTCCAATGATTAACTATGTACATAGCCCTATTTACAATCTTGTACATACCTTTTGCATATACTTCGATTCTATAAGACTTGTGAATATTTCCGATTTTTACATCAACATATGTAACTCCTGAATTTACACCTTTAACGATACCATCGCCTGAAACTGTGGCAACGCTTTCATTTCTGCTTGTAAATTCAGGAACTGTACCTGTGTCGCCCAAAATAGGAAACTGTACTTTTTCACCTTTTTTTATAACTGCCTTTAAATTATTAACTGTTGGATTAACAACTGTATACTTTATGTTGAATACTTTTCCATCTACATTTGCTGTAATTGTACCCGTTCCCGGTTTTGTGCCTAAAACTGCCGCTTTCTTTTCATAAGTTGTTAAAGTGGCACATTTTTTGTTTGAATTAGTCCAAGTAATAGTACTATGTTCTCCTAAACCTTTAAAAGAAATATACTGCTGTCTTTCATTGCCTAATGCTGTTCCATAAACAATTAACTTCTGAACTTCCGTTTCAGGGTTTGAAACATAAATTGTATTTGTATATGTAACAACATTTTTGTTTTTGTATGTAACCTTTGCTGTAATGTTAACTTTGCCTTCATTTACTGCTTTCAAAGTAGCTTTAAGCTTGCTTCCACTTACTGCTGAAAGTTTTGAAACAACATCGCTATTCCCAACACTCCACTTGCATGACTTAACATTACTTTCGTCTATTCCATCTACCATAACAGTAAAATTCTGACCTTTTGCCTGGCTTACAAAACCGTTAACCTTTGTTCCGTCAGCGTTAACTTTTTTAATACTGATTCCGTTAGAATCATACAATCTGTTATTTATATCACTTGACAAAACATTTATTGTACATTTGCTATATCCCTGTGAGGATTTCGCTGTTATTTCCGCTTTACCCGGATTTAACGCCTCAACAGTACCTTCTTTATTGACTTTTGCTATTGAGTCATTTGAAGACATATATGAAATTTTATTAACTGACTTTGCTACAACCATACCTGTCTGGCCTTCTGTTAATGTTGTAGGATATTTCGTTATGACAACATTCTTAGAAGTATCAGGAACTGTAACCTTGCAAGTCATTGTTCTTGATTTACAAGTTGCAGTAATTGTTGCAGCTCCATAATTTACAGCTCTAATTCTACCTTTTTTTGAAACAGTAACTGCAAATTTATTAGATGTTCTCCATTTAACTTTCGTTCTCGCTGAAACATTTTTAACTTTTATTTTTTTTCTTTTGCCCTTTTCTAATGTTACTGTACTTTTAGAAATCGTAGGTGTTGCTCCATAAGCCAATTCACTTTTTAATTGAAGTCCTGAAATAATAGCTGCCATCACGATTATTATTCCAATTGTTCTCTTTAAAAATTTCATCTTTTCCTTCTTTCATTCTTTATCTGTCACATTATTTTGCTGTTTTAAAGTTCTTCTTTCTCCATTTTCCGTAAGTTGTACCGTTTGAAGTCTTTACATAACCTCTAACTCTTACGTAATATTTTTTATTTGCCTTTAACTTTTTAAATTTATAGCTAATTTTCTTAGTTGTCTTTGTTACTGCCTTCTTGAATTTTGAAGATCTAGACAACTGAAGCTGATATCCTGATACTTTTGCAATCTTTTTATAAATTACCTTGGCACTCTTCTTAGTTTTTACGATCTTTGTTATCCTTGTATTTCCAACGCTAACTTTCTGTGCTGTAGGTTTCTGAGTTTTTGTTACCTTTGCAGTTGTAGTTGGTGTTGGTGCAACTGTAGTTGTCTTTGCTGTTGTTGTAGTTGTTTCTACTGCTGCTGATGTTGTTGTCTCTGCTGTTGCAGGTGTAGTTGTTTCTACTGCCACTGGTGTTGTTGT containing:
- a CDS encoding Ig-like domain-containing protein, with amino-acid sequence MKFLKRTIGIIIVMAAIISGLQLKSELAYGATPTISKSTVTLEKGKRKKIKVKNVSARTKVKWRTSNKFAVTVSKKGRIRAVNYGAATITATCKSRTMTCKVTVPDTSKNVVITKYPTTLTEGQTGMVVAKSVNKISYMSSNDSIAKVNKEGTVEALNPGKAEITAKSSQGYSKCTINVLSSDINNRLYDSNGISIKKVNADGTKVNGFVSQAKGQNFTVMVDGIDESNVKSCKWSVGNSDVVSKLSAVSGSKLKATLKAVNEGKVNITAKVTYKNKNVVTYTNTIYVSNPETEVQKLIVYGTALGNERQQYISFKGLGEHSTITWTNSNKKCATLTTYEKKAAVLGTKPGTGTITANVDGKVFNIKYTVVNPTVNNLKAVIKKGEKVQFPILGDTGTVPEFTSRNESVATVSGDGIVKGVNSGVTYVDVKIGNIHKSYRIEVYAKGMYKIVNRAMYIVNHWKYSQPKRMRKGYYDCSALVWKGYKSYKHYNKKLGSGSYAKTAASLFDYLKEKNQIVYYGFIDIDDMKPGDLIFYGDYNAAVKYSTPGRTLNIYHVSMYAGAGKVVEKGGQTINYNNISHIVGIGRVVD
- a CDS encoding DUF951 domain-containing protein, producing the protein MEYNIGTVVTLKKGHPCGTNEWEIIRTGADFKLKCKGCGRIVMVPRKTFEKSVKKILQ
- the rpsF gene encoding 30S ribosomal protein S6 produces the protein MNKYELTVVVSAKLDDEGRTAEVEKVKALIEKFGGTITKIEEAGKKKLAYEIQKMSEAFYYFIDIDTENTDFPSELESQLRIMENVIRFMTVAVEA